From one Streptomyces sp. CA-210063 genomic stretch:
- a CDS encoding DUF2530 domain-containing protein, with protein MAKWIPKHEAPEPLEGPIVSTIIGGTILWLVLFVVQLPFYGWYEDHGHTWWVWTCLAGGGLGFIGIYYVRRRDAAIKRDAARKAEAEADTNAGAADVTPVEPVE; from the coding sequence ATGGCGAAGTGGATCCCCAAGCACGAGGCACCGGAGCCCCTGGAGGGCCCCATCGTGTCGACCATCATCGGCGGCACGATCCTCTGGCTCGTCCTCTTCGTCGTCCAGCTCCCGTTCTACGGCTGGTACGAGGACCACGGGCACACGTGGTGGGTGTGGACCTGCCTGGCGGGAGGCGGGCTGGGATTCATCGGCATCTACTACGTGCGCAGGCGGGACGCGGCCATCAAGCGGGACGCGGCGCGCAAGGCCGAGGCCGAGGCCGACACGAACGCCGGAGCGGCTGACGTAACGCCGGTCGAACCCGTCGAGTAG
- a CDS encoding cation-translocating P-type ATPase has protein sequence MTHIDAGADLDPVHPTPVPAASADGRARGLTAAEVAERVARGEVNDVPVRSSRSTVDIVRANVLTRFNAIIGVLWLIMLFVAPIQDSLFGFVILANTGIGIIQEWRAKKTLDSLAVIGEAKPRVRRDGVAAEVGTSDIVLGDLIEIGPGDKIVVDGECIETDGLEIDESLLTGEADPVVKQPGDQVMSGSFVVAGGGAFTATKVGREAYAAQLAEEASRFTLVHSELRSGISTILKYVTWMMVPTAIGLIISQLVVKENDFKDSVARTAGGIVPMVPEGLVLLTSVAFAIGVIRLGRKQCLVQELPAIEGLARVDVVCLDKTGTLTQGGMDVTGLHPLNGSEESYVRKVLGALGESDPRPNASLQAIIDAYPDSEDWRCTESLPFSSARKYSGASFSEGDGASSTWLLGAPDVLLPDDDPALTETERLNEEGLRVLLLARVTRELDDPEVARGARPTALVVLEQRLRPDAADTLRYFEEQNVQAKVISGDNAVSVGAVAGKLGLNGQVVDARRLPAERDDMATALDSGTVFGRVTPQQKRDMVGALQSHGHTVAMTGDGVNDVLALKDADIGVSMGSGSEATKAVAQIVLLNNSFATLPSVVAEGRRVIGNITRVATLFLVKTVYSVLLAILVVCWQVEYPFLPRHLTLLSTLTIGVPAFFLALAPNRERAKPHFVRRVMRYAIPGGVLAAVATFATYLIARHYYAGEGALEAETSAATLTLFLISMWVLAIIARPYTWWRLGLVAAMGAGFLLVLVVPWLQEFFALRLVGTTMPWVAVAIAAGASAALEFLWKWVDRRFPA, from the coding sequence ATGACGCACATCGACGCGGGCGCCGACCTCGATCCTGTGCACCCCACCCCCGTCCCGGCCGCCTCGGCCGACGGACGGGCGCGTGGCCTGACGGCCGCCGAGGTCGCGGAGCGAGTCGCCCGCGGCGAGGTGAACGACGTCCCCGTACGGAGCAGTCGCTCCACGGTGGACATCGTCCGGGCGAACGTCCTCACCCGGTTCAACGCGATCATCGGCGTGCTCTGGCTGATCATGCTGTTCGTCGCGCCGATCCAGGACAGCCTGTTCGGCTTCGTGATCCTGGCCAACACGGGCATCGGCATCATCCAGGAGTGGCGCGCGAAGAAGACCCTCGACTCCCTGGCCGTGATCGGCGAGGCGAAACCCAGGGTCCGCCGGGACGGCGTGGCGGCCGAGGTCGGCACCTCCGACATCGTCCTCGGGGACCTCATCGAGATCGGGCCAGGGGACAAGATCGTCGTCGACGGCGAGTGCATCGAGACCGACGGCCTGGAGATCGACGAGTCGCTGCTCACCGGTGAGGCCGACCCGGTCGTCAAACAGCCCGGGGACCAGGTGATGTCGGGCAGTTTCGTGGTCGCGGGCGGCGGGGCGTTCACCGCGACGAAGGTCGGGCGGGAGGCGTACGCCGCCCAGCTGGCGGAAGAGGCGAGCCGCTTCACCCTCGTCCACTCCGAGCTGCGCTCCGGGATCTCCACGATCCTCAAGTACGTGACGTGGATGATGGTCCCGACCGCGATCGGCCTGATCATCAGCCAGCTGGTGGTGAAGGAGAACGACTTCAAGGACAGCGTCGCCCGCACCGCCGGCGGCATCGTCCCGATGGTCCCCGAGGGCCTGGTGCTGCTGACGTCCGTCGCCTTCGCGATCGGCGTGATCCGCCTGGGCCGAAAACAGTGCCTGGTGCAGGAGCTGCCCGCCATCGAGGGCCTCGCCCGGGTCGACGTCGTCTGCCTGGACAAGACGGGCACGCTGACCCAGGGCGGCATGGACGTCACCGGACTGCATCCCCTCAACGGCAGCGAGGAGTCGTACGTACGCAAGGTCCTCGGCGCCCTCGGCGAATCGGACCCCCGCCCGAACGCCTCGCTCCAGGCCATCATCGACGCCTACCCGGACAGCGAGGACTGGCGCTGCACCGAGTCGCTGCCCTTCTCCTCGGCCCGCAAGTACAGCGGCGCGTCCTTCAGCGAGGGCGACGGCGCGTCCAGCACCTGGCTGCTCGGCGCCCCCGACGTCCTGCTCCCCGACGACGACCCGGCCCTCACCGAGACCGAACGCCTGAACGAGGAGGGGCTACGGGTCCTCCTGCTCGCCCGCGTCACCCGCGAGCTCGACGACCCCGAGGTCGCCCGCGGCGCCCGCCCCACCGCCCTCGTCGTCCTCGAACAGCGGCTGCGCCCCGACGCGGCCGACACCCTCCGCTACTTCGAGGAGCAGAACGTACAGGCCAAGGTCATCTCCGGCGACAACGCGGTGTCGGTCGGCGCGGTGGCCGGAAAGCTGGGCCTGAACGGACAGGTGGTCGACGCCCGGCGGCTCCCCGCCGAACGCGACGACATGGCGACGGCGCTCGACTCCGGCACGGTCTTCGGCCGGGTCACCCCGCAGCAGAAGCGGGACATGGTCGGCGCCCTCCAGTCCCACGGCCACACGGTCGCGATGACCGGCGACGGCGTGAACGACGTACTGGCGCTGAAGGACGCCGACATCGGGGTGTCGATGGGCTCGGGCTCGGAGGCGACGAAGGCCGTCGCCCAGATCGTCCTCCTCAACAACAGCTTCGCGACGCTGCCGTCGGTGGTCGCGGAGGGCCGCCGGGTGATCGGCAACATCACACGGGTCGCGACCCTCTTCCTCGTCAAGACGGTGTACTCGGTGCTCCTGGCCATCCTGGTGGTGTGCTGGCAGGTGGAGTACCCCTTCCTCCCCCGCCATCTGACCCTCCTCTCCACCCTGACGATCGGCGTCCCGGCCTTCTTCCTCGCCCTGGCCCCCAACAGGGAACGCGCGAAACCCCACTTCGTACGGCGGGTCATGCGGTACGCGATCCCGGGGGGCGTCCTGGCGGCCGTGGCCACCTTCGCCACGTATCTGATCGCACGTCACTATTACGCGGGCGAGGGCGCGTTGGAGGCCGAGACCAGCGCCGCCACCCTCACCCTCTTCCTGATCTCCATGTGGGTGCTGGCCATCATCGCCCGCCCGTACACCTGGTGGCGGCTCGGCCTGGTCGCCGCCATGGGCGCCGGTTTCCTGCTGGTCCTCGTCGTGCCCTGGCTCCAGGAGTTCTTCGCGCTGCGTCTGGTCGGTACGACGATGCCGTGGGTGGCGGTCGCCATCGCGGCGGGGGCGTCGGCCGCGCTGGAGTTCCTGTGGAAGTGGGTGGACCGGCGGTTCCCGGCATAG